TTGTATTTAAACAAAAATACGGTATTATTATTAATCACAAAAAAATTCATAGATTAAGAAAAGAGCTTAATTTAACTCGAAATTATCATCGTCATTCAAAACATCCTAAAAAAAGACCTAAAAATCATAATATTACTGGCCCTAATCAGTATTGGGAAGCTGATATTAAATTTGTTTTTTAATATTTATGGAATGAATATTATTATGTTTTTTTATAATTATATTTTTTATTTCCTTATTTCTTTGCGAAGCAAACGTTTCGGATTTGTTGGTATTCTAAGTATTATTGATTTTAACATGCTCATTATCATTCGCAAATATTTGGTATTTTTAATTAGTATTTTATTCTTTAATAAATAAAATTAAAAATTTTATTTATTAAGCAGGCTATTAAATTTAGAAATGCTATACCTCAAAATTTAATTATTAGAACTGATAATGGTCCTCAATTCAAAGCTAATATTACTGATAACTTTTTGGCAAAGCCAAAAATTATTCGGTTTTTATTTTAATAATTATGTTCCATAAACTCGCTTTTCTTTGAAAAGCTGTTTATGTTCAAAGAGAATTTGTTAAATATATTTCTTTTAACGATATAGATAATGTTTATAATTATTATATTTCCTATATTTATTTTTATAATCATTTTTGCTTCGCAAAAAATAATTTTGATTTTTATAATAATTTTTAATGCTATTCATATTTTAAAATAACTATATAGTTTGTTTATAAGTAATATCTATTTATTATACTATTTTATTTTTTCGCTTTTCGAAGAAAAGCTGCAAAAGGTCTTTAAAGTATCTTACTCCTGATTTCGTTTTTTATCTTTTTAATGATAATTTTTTTGACGAAGTCAAAAATGACTTTTGTTTTTTATTTTCTTTTTTTACCTTTTTTTATTTTATATGGTTATTTCTGTGAAAAATGAGTTTTTCTTATTTTTTGTCAAATTTTCGGGGGTCAAGCCGATTATTTGGATATAAAAACAATTGAAGATTTAACTAACAATATCAATGATATTCTTATTTTTAATATTTTTATCAATAATGACATATTCTGAAGTTATAAAAGTAGGGATATATGGTTTTGAATCTGACGTATTAAAACAATCGCAATTAAAAATACTAAATTCCATCCTTTCACATATTTTTCATTAAAAGATAATATCCTGCTTGTAGATAGAGAAGATATTGAAAAAATAATAAATGAAAAAAAATTACAATTAATGGGTATAGTTGATGATGAAGGTAAAACTTCTGAATTCGGAAAATTGGCGAGTTTAGATTATATAGTTGTTGGAAAAATATATTATAACAGTCGCTACTACTTAACAGTAAAAGTAATAAGTGTTGAAAATGCAAGTGTTATATATATCACAACAGGATCAAGCAAAAGTATAAAAGGATTAGAATCCACTATTAAAAAAGTAATAAGCAAAATACAAATCATTCAAAAAAATAATAAAATTAAATTTATAACAAAAAATATCCCAGACACCATTCAAGGAACAAAATGGGTTTCTCTAAAAGGAACATATTCATTTTTTGAACCAATGGCAGGAATTAATATAGGCTATTATTTAATGGATAATGTGGCATTGGGAATAAGTGCTGAATTAAATTTAATAGGATATCCATTATCAAGGCAAAACATGGAAATTTACACAAAATATAATCTTGAAAATATGCATATCAACTTTGGAATTGGTTATTATACTGATAAATATAATATGTTAAATACAATATATTACATTATTTCAGGAATAGGATATGAAATAAATTATATAGATATGGAATTGCCAATAAGAATAGGAAGCAGAATGGGAAATTTAATGTTTGATGCAGGAATAAATATATTATTAACTATAAATTTTAGGGGGATGGAAAAATGAAAAAAATCATATGGATATTTATAATTTCTATAATATTGTTAATATCAATAGTTAGCTGCACAAATTTAAATAACCCGCCAGTTATTCCAAATAATCCTAACCAAAAGACAAAGCAAAAGATATAGAAATAAATACAGTATTAAGCTGGAATTCATCAGACTCAGATAAAGAGTTAATAATATATAAGGTATATTTTGGAGATTCTTCAAATCCTGAATTAGTAAATCAGGGTCAGGTTGATAATAAATATACTCCAGGCATTTTAAAATATAGCACCACTTATTATTGAAAAGTTGTGGCAATTGATGGTAAAGGCGGACAAACATCATGTCCTATTTGGAGTTTTACCACAATTAAAAATAATCCACCTCAAATAGAAATAACATATCCAAAAGACAATTCAACAAATATTGAATTAAGTCCTATAATAACCTGGAATGCTACAGATAATGAAAATGATAATATAAAATATAACATCTATCTAAACGATGAGATTATAAAAGAAAACTGCACATTAAAAATATATCAATTATCTAATTTAAATCCTGATACAATATACACCATAAAAATAGAAGCAATTGATAAATATAATGCTAAAACAGAAGTTATGATACCATTCAAAACAACAAAAGAACCAACTATTTCTTTAAAAACACCTAAAAACAAAAGTATTGTTATAGGAAAAACAATTACATTAATCTGGACAGCAAATGATCCTGACAATGACAAATTATTCTTTTATGTATATCTAGATAAAAACACTGAACCAATTACTAAAATTAAATCAGATATAACAGAAAATAACATTACAGTCAATGTTTCAGATTATGACACATATTATTGGAAAGTTGTAGCTAAAGAGGATAAAGGAGCAACAACCGAAAGTGAAATTTATTCATTTAAATATATTGATCTAGGAGTTTTAAAATGGAACTTTAAAACTAATAGCTTTATTTCTTATTCATCCCCGGCTATTGATATTGATAATGTCATTTATGTTGTATCTTGGGATAATTATTTATATGCAATAAACCATGATGGAACTTTAAAATGGAAAATTAGAACTAATAGCTTTATATCTTCACCAGCTATTGGAAATGATGGAACTATATATATTGGATCGAATGATGGGTATTTATACGCAATTTATACTACAAGTAAAGGATTAGCTGATTCACCATGGCCAAAATTCCAACATGACAATCAAAATACTGGCAATTATAATCATGAAAAATGATAAATCATCAATAAAAAAGAGCATTGATGATTTGCTAAATACAAATTAATAATTAAATTTAATATATAAGACCAATTAATTTGCAGGGGGTGGGGTTTATGTTTAAGAATAGGATATTAAAAATATTTCTCTGGGCGATATTACCTTTAAATTTATTATTTATTTTCTATTATTTTTATGCC
This genomic stretch from Marinitoga sp. 1197 harbors:
- a CDS encoding PQQ-binding-like beta-propeller repeat protein, with the protein product MAIDGKGGQTSCPIWSFTTIKNNPPQIEITYPKDNSTNIELSPIITWNATDNENDNIKYNIYLNDEIIKENCTLKIYQLSNLNPDTIYTIKIEAIDKYNAKTEVMIPFKTTKEPTISLKTPKNKSIVIGKTITLIWTANDPDNDKLFFYVYLDKNTEPITKIKSDITENNITVNVSDYDTYYWKVVAKEDKGATTESEIYSFKYIDLGVLKWNFKTNSFISYSSPAIDIDNVIYVVSWDNYLYAINHDGTLKWKIRTNSFISSPAIGNDGTIYIGSNDGYLYAIYTTSKGLADSPWPKFQHDNQNTGNYNHEK